A region of Subdoligranulum variabile DNA encodes the following proteins:
- a CDS encoding phage protein Gp27 family protein, with the protein MGWPFGKKAGNRKHSKIDSLPPEMKATVEEMILDGSATYSEIVEYLQEHGYSLSVSSVCRYAQGYVENMQTLQIAQQNFRSMMEELDRYPDLDTTEALVRIASQNLMSALASKKDEDWSKVGVDKLMNQISGLTRAVAYKKRVELQNKTDLEAGADDIKTALWTAMAKERPDLYRQVSAYLDRKTQESGT; encoded by the coding sequence ATGGGCTGGCCTTTTGGCAAAAAAGCGGGCAACCGCAAGCACAGTAAAATCGACAGCCTGCCCCCAGAGATGAAAGCTACCGTTGAGGAGATGATCCTTGACGGCAGCGCTACTTATAGCGAGATCGTGGAGTACCTGCAGGAGCACGGCTACAGTCTGAGCGTTTCGAGCGTATGCAGATACGCCCAGGGGTACGTAGAGAATATGCAGACGCTGCAGATCGCCCAGCAGAACTTCCGCAGCATGATGGAAGAACTGGACCGCTACCCTGACCTGGACACCACCGAAGCTCTGGTACGTATCGCCAGCCAGAACCTGATGAGCGCGCTGGCCAGCAAGAAGGACGAGGACTGGTCCAAGGTCGGTGTGGACAAGCTGATGAACCAGATCAGCGGTCTGACCCGTGCAGTCGCCTACAAGAAGCGTGTGGAGCTGCAGAACAAGACCGATCTGGAAGCCGGGGCCGACGATATCAAGACGGCGCTGTGGACGGCCATGGCAAAGGAGCGGCCCGACCTGTACAGGCAGGTATCGGCCTACCTTGACCGAAAGACACAGGAGAGCGGCACATGA
- a CDS encoding Mu transposase C-terminal domain-containing protein: MIPLSALPEQVQKKYMDQHRPASAAPPMGKGKKETPAAARPLESYSAEERAEISYWLAMVDRWQEYRRKAGGRKAECDEKFVLLRQLEEPERQISVETLYRKWAAIRAGELDSLVDKRGKARKGKTVLLPEIEQEFLSLFLDEAQLPIPRCVALTEQWARENMPTALPLPSYHTFYRKAKAVPYAVTVLCREGEKAYYDKCSPYIRREYESISANDFWIGDTHTLDVESMGPDGPLHRLYLSAWLDARSGIFTGWYVTANPGSQATLNALRKGIAARGIPLNVYVDNGREFLTYDIGGRGHRAKKRLADGSEPFAPPGVFERLGIKMTNAIVRNARAKLVERRFEDFKNYVSRLFPTYTGGNVLEKPNRLKYVLKQGDHVPTDAEVIAAVDTLIEGYLNCEPYGGSVAEDKGKSRVEVWRESLPNGAVRQPASENDLQLMLMRTSKPVRVTRRGVTLKIHGLELDFYTPELANLRMKDKVYLRYDPEDLSKVRVYDLEDRFLTEAPQSKLTAGYLATQEQIAELMAAKRKAEKAVREYGQALRLPDDPERALNLATALARHNLDELELAPKPNCIELRRAEQEEPLLRAVGDIDIGAMTENLIRQRGGFEDGEDL; this comes from the coding sequence TTGATCCCGCTGTCGGCACTGCCGGAGCAGGTGCAGAAAAAATACATGGATCAGCACCGCCCTGCCTCCGCTGCACCCCCCATGGGTAAGGGAAAGAAAGAAACGCCCGCCGCAGCAAGGCCGCTGGAAAGCTACAGCGCCGAGGAGCGGGCCGAGATCAGCTACTGGCTGGCCATGGTGGACCGCTGGCAGGAATACCGCCGCAAGGCGGGTGGCCGCAAGGCAGAATGCGATGAAAAGTTTGTGCTGCTGCGCCAGCTGGAGGAGCCGGAACGGCAGATCAGCGTAGAGACGCTGTACCGCAAGTGGGCGGCGATCCGGGCCGGAGAATTAGATTCACTGGTAGACAAGCGCGGCAAGGCCCGCAAGGGCAAGACCGTGCTGCTGCCGGAAATCGAGCAGGAATTTTTGAGCCTGTTCTTGGATGAGGCGCAGTTGCCGATCCCCCGCTGTGTGGCGCTGACCGAGCAGTGGGCGCGGGAAAATATGCCCACGGCCCTGCCGCTGCCTAGCTATCACACCTTTTACCGCAAAGCCAAGGCGGTACCCTATGCGGTGACGGTGCTGTGCCGGGAGGGCGAAAAAGCCTACTACGACAAGTGCAGCCCCTACATACGCCGCGAATACGAGAGTATTTCCGCCAACGACTTCTGGATCGGCGACACCCATACACTGGACGTGGAAAGCATGGGGCCGGATGGCCCCCTGCACCGCCTGTATCTGAGCGCCTGGCTGGATGCCCGCAGCGGTATTTTTACCGGCTGGTATGTGACCGCCAATCCCGGCAGTCAGGCCACGCTGAATGCGCTGCGCAAGGGCATTGCCGCCCGCGGCATCCCCCTAAACGTCTACGTGGACAATGGCCGTGAGTTCCTGACCTACGACATCGGCGGACGAGGTCACCGCGCCAAGAAGCGTCTGGCCGATGGCAGCGAACCTTTTGCCCCGCCGGGTGTGTTTGAGCGATTGGGCATCAAGATGACCAATGCCATTGTGCGCAATGCCCGCGCCAAGCTGGTGGAGCGGCGGTTCGAGGATTTCAAGAATTATGTAAGCCGGTTGTTCCCTACCTATACCGGCGGCAACGTGCTTGAAAAGCCAAACCGGCTGAAATATGTACTGAAGCAGGGCGACCATGTGCCCACGGACGCCGAAGTGATTGCGGCGGTGGACACGCTGATCGAAGGGTATCTGAACTGTGAGCCCTACGGTGGCAGTGTGGCCGAGGACAAAGGAAAAAGCCGCGTGGAGGTCTGGCGGGAAAGCCTGCCCAATGGCGCGGTACGACAACCGGCCAGTGAAAACGACCTGCAGCTGATGCTGATGCGCACCAGCAAGCCGGTGCGAGTGACCCGCCGCGGCGTGACACTGAAGATCCACGGTCTGGAGTTGGATTTCTACACCCCGGAGCTGGCCAACCTGCGCATGAAGGATAAGGTGTATCTGCGGTATGACCCGGAGGACCTGAGCAAAGTGCGGGTCTACGACCTGGAGGACCGTTTTCTCACGGAAGCCCCGCAGAGTAAGCTGACCGCCGGATATCTGGCTACACAGGAGCAGATCGCCGAGCTGATGGCCGCCAAACGTAAAGCCGAAAAGGCGGTGCGGGAGTACGGGCAGGCGCTGCGCCTGCCGGATGACCCGGAGCGGGCGCTCAATCTGGCCACCGCTCTGGCGCGCCACAATCTGGATGAACTGGAGCTGGCCCCCAAACCTAACTGTATCGAACTGCGCCGCGCCGAACAGGAAGAACCTCTGCTGCGGGCGGTGGGCGATATTGATATTGGAGCAATGACCGAAAACCTGATCAGACAACGAGGAGGATTTGAAGATGGAGAAGACCTATGA
- a CDS encoding host-nuclease inhibitor Gam family protein, producing MARRKVTAAPVLPDWAAVDGALRDIRECEHALTELGVDRDRRIDSVKEEYSKMALPLQNRIKKLEGDVKAYADAHRAELTGKSRTLNFGTVGYRISSRLILPASKAAEAIAALKALGRKEFIKTTETLDRAALSRQPVELLNQIGAYIQQRDEFYYDVSGENPEL from the coding sequence ATGGCAAGAAGAAAAGTAACCGCTGCGCCGGTGCTTCCTGACTGGGCTGCAGTAGACGGGGCGCTTCGGGATATCCGCGAATGTGAACACGCCCTGACCGAACTGGGGGTAGACCGTGACCGGCGCATCGATAGCGTGAAGGAAGAATACAGCAAAATGGCGCTGCCCCTGCAGAACCGTATCAAGAAACTGGAGGGCGATGTGAAAGCGTATGCGGATGCCCACCGGGCAGAACTCACCGGCAAGAGCCGGACGCTGAACTTCGGCACGGTCGGCTACCGCATCAGCAGCAGATTGATCCTGCCCGCCTCCAAGGCTGCCGAGGCCATCGCCGCGCTGAAGGCGCTGGGCCGCAAGGAATTTATCAAAACGACTGAAACACTGGACCGGGCGGCACTGAGCCGCCAGCCGGTGGAACTGCTGAACCAGATCGGCGCATACATCCAGCAGCGGGATGAATTCTACTACGATGTCAGCGGCGAGAACCCAGAATTGTAA
- a CDS encoding argininosuccinate synthase has product MKKNKEDIKKVVLAYSGGLDTSIIIPWLKENYNNCEVIAVSGDVGQGTELDGLEEKAIKTGASKLYVLDLKKDYIENYIWPCLKADAKYEDYLLGTSHARPCIAKALADIAKKEGADAICHGCTGKGNDQVRFELTLKAMAPDMTIIAPWREWNIKSRDEEIDYAEAHNIPLKINRETNYSKDKNLWHLSHEGLDLEKPSLEPQYNKPGFLELGVSPEQAPDTPTYVKIHFEKGIPTAVDGKEMGSVELVEYLNKLGGENGIGLLDIVENRLVGMKSRGVYETPGGAILYKAHNVLETITLDKESFHFKEIIAQKMGELVYNGQWFTPLREAISAFTDDLQKTVTGDVTLKLYKGNMINAGVTSPYTLYDEQTASFGEDEDYNQADATGFINLFGLPIAERAKLAKSWPTEE; this is encoded by the coding sequence ATGAAAAAGAACAAAGAAGACATCAAGAAAGTCGTACTGGCCTACTCCGGCGGCCTGGACACCTCCATCATCATCCCCTGGCTGAAGGAAAACTACAACAACTGCGAAGTCATCGCCGTTTCCGGTGACGTGGGCCAGGGCACCGAGCTGGACGGCCTGGAGGAGAAGGCCATCAAGACCGGCGCCTCCAAGCTCTACGTGCTGGACCTGAAGAAGGACTACATCGAGAACTACATCTGGCCCTGCCTGAAGGCGGACGCCAAGTACGAGGATTACCTGCTGGGCACCTCTCACGCCCGTCCCTGCATCGCCAAGGCCCTGGCGGACATCGCCAAGAAGGAAGGCGCCGACGCCATCTGCCACGGCTGCACCGGCAAGGGCAACGACCAGGTCCGTTTTGAGCTGACCCTCAAGGCCATGGCCCCCGACATGACCATCATCGCCCCCTGGCGGGAGTGGAACATCAAGAGCCGTGACGAGGAGATCGACTACGCCGAGGCCCACAACATTCCGCTGAAGATCAACCGGGAGACCAACTACTCCAAGGACAAGAACCTGTGGCATCTGAGCCATGAGGGCCTGGACCTGGAGAAGCCCTCTCTGGAGCCCCAGTACAACAAGCCCGGCTTCCTGGAGCTGGGCGTCAGCCCCGAACAGGCCCCCGACACCCCCACCTACGTGAAGATCCACTTCGAGAAGGGCATCCCCACCGCCGTGGACGGCAAGGAGATGGGCAGCGTGGAGCTGGTGGAATACCTGAACAAGCTGGGCGGCGAGAATGGCATCGGCCTGCTGGACATCGTGGAGAACCGGCTGGTGGGCATGAAGAGCCGCGGCGTCTATGAGACTCCCGGCGGTGCCATCCTCTACAAGGCCCACAACGTTCTGGAGACCATCACTCTGGACAAGGAGAGCTTCCACTTCAAGGAGATCATCGCCCAGAAGATGGGCGAGCTGGTCTACAACGGCCAGTGGTTCACCCCGCTGCGGGAGGCCATCTCCGCCTTCACCGACGATCTGCAGAAGACCGTCACCGGTGATGTGACCCTCAAGCTCTACAAGGGCAACATGATCAACGCCGGCGTCACCAGCCCCTACACCCTCTACGACGAGCAGACCGCTTCCTTCGGCGAGGATGAGGATTACAACCAGGCCGACGCCACCGGCTTCATCAACCTGTTTGGCCTGCCCATCGCCGAGCGCGCCAAGCTGGCCAAGAGCTGGCCCACCGAGGAATAA
- a CDS encoding PBSX family phage terminase large subunit translates to MTSKNVQTVRLRDVIGPAFYETHRQINQGLIDEAVEKGGRASLKSSYVSVEVILQLIHHPDCHALVCRQVADTLRDSVYAQILWAIDKLGLTAKFRCTQSPLQCTYLPTGQRILFRGLDDTQKIKSIKLPFGYIGVLWFEEADQIKGGEDAVRNVQQSALRGGEFGLTFISFNPPSAARNWANKYALVQRPGKRVHHSSYLEAPPEWLGPKFLAQAEYIKETKPTKYRHEYLGEAVGNGTQVFDNIRLEELSAKRIRSFGDALNGVDWGWYPDPWAFNRCAYDAHARTLYIFDELTRLKTNNQDTAKLVMQRIEGWETVTADSAEPKSCGDYRDAGIRCREAVKGPGSVTESMKWLQGLSAIVIDPRRCPDTAKEFSEYEYETSREGEVLPGYVDADNHHIDAVRYATNRLWTRRGT, encoded by the coding sequence ATGACCTCTAAAAACGTGCAGACGGTGCGTCTGCGGGATGTGATCGGCCCTGCCTTTTATGAGACCCACCGGCAGATCAACCAAGGACTCATTGATGAAGCTGTGGAGAAAGGTGGTCGCGCCAGTCTGAAGAGCTCCTACGTCAGCGTGGAGGTGATCCTGCAGCTGATCCACCACCCAGATTGCCATGCCTTGGTTTGCCGCCAGGTAGCCGACACGCTGCGTGACAGCGTGTATGCACAGATCCTGTGGGCCATCGACAAGCTGGGGCTGACCGCGAAATTCCGCTGCACCCAAAGTCCGCTGCAGTGCACCTACCTGCCCACCGGGCAGCGCATTTTGTTCCGCGGCCTGGATGACACCCAGAAGATCAAGTCCATCAAGCTGCCCTTCGGTTACATCGGCGTGCTGTGGTTCGAGGAGGCCGACCAGATCAAGGGTGGTGAGGACGCGGTGCGCAACGTCCAGCAGTCCGCTCTGCGCGGCGGCGAGTTTGGCCTGACCTTCATCAGTTTCAACCCACCGTCCGCCGCCAGAAACTGGGCCAACAAGTACGCTCTGGTCCAGCGCCCCGGAAAGCGGGTACATCACAGCAGCTACCTGGAGGCCCCGCCTGAATGGCTGGGGCCGAAATTTTTGGCCCAGGCCGAATACATCAAAGAGACCAAGCCCACCAAGTACCGCCATGAGTACCTGGGCGAAGCGGTGGGAAACGGCACCCAGGTGTTTGACAATATACGCCTGGAGGAGTTGAGCGCCAAGCGCATCCGCAGCTTTGGAGATGCGCTGAACGGCGTGGACTGGGGATGGTACCCGGACCCCTGGGCCTTCAACCGCTGCGCTTACGACGCTCATGCCCGAACGCTGTATATCTTTGATGAGCTGACCCGGCTGAAGACCAATAACCAGGATACGGCCAAGCTGGTAATGCAGCGCATCGAGGGATGGGAGACTGTGACCGCCGACAGCGCCGAGCCCAAGAGCTGCGGTGACTACCGGGATGCGGGTATCCGCTGCCGGGAAGCCGTCAAAGGTCCCGGAAGTGTAACCGAGAGTATGAAGTGGCTTCAGGGATTGTCGGCTATCGTCATTGATCCGAGGCGGTGCCCCGACACGGCCAAGGAGTTCAGCGAATACGAATACGAAACAAGCCGGGAGGGCGAGGTGCTGCCAGGGTATGTGGATGCAGACAACCACCACATTGATGCCGTGCGCTACGCTACCAACCGTTTGTGGACAAGGAGAGGAACCTGA
- a CDS encoding helix-turn-helix domain-containing protein, translating into MDIGALISQKRKQAGMTIDELSDRSGVPKGTLNKIINGITRDPQLETVKAIARALSCTLEDFDDSPKPRAISQDEYTMIERYRLLDPAGREIIDILIEKEVARLNTLRDSFTK; encoded by the coding sequence ATGGATATCGGAGCACTCATATCGCAAAAAAGGAAACAGGCAGGAATGACGATTGATGAACTGTCGGATAGATCTGGCGTTCCAAAAGGAACTTTGAACAAGATTATCAATGGAATTACTCGTGATCCACAATTGGAAACCGTTAAAGCAATCGCGCGAGCTTTGAGTTGTACACTGGAAGATTTCGACGACTCTCCGAAGCCCCGAGCTATTTCACAAGATGAATACACAATGATTGAGCGGTATAGACTGCTTGATCCGGCCGGAAGAGAAATCATTGATATACTTATCGAAAAGGAAGTGGCTCGGTTAAACACCCTGCGCGATTCATTTACCAAATAA
- a CDS encoding GNAT family N-acetyltransferase encodes MSAEGFGPAASLAADRLPHTPAWVYLLRCADGSLYAGWTNDLARRLRAHRTGAGGARYTKSHGKSAVRLAYAEVCADKSAALKREAALKKLSKSDKEALAADWAARSRLTVRMATPDDAADVVALYNWYVTHGTQTFQYELSTEAEYRQNIAEVLEKAPFLVAYTADGRLAGYACAHPWHTRRAFAWDVETTVYCAPDVLGQGTGRRLYTALLELLRRQGYHNAFALITRPNPQSDAFHKALGFTRYGVEKNSGYKFGRWLDLGYWAYELNPPADPPAPVRLQLDEAEIELVLQDCTVV; translated from the coding sequence ATGAGCGCCGAAGGGTTTGGCCCGGCGGCCAGCCTGGCCGCCGACCGTCTGCCCCACACCCCGGCCTGGGTCTACCTGCTGCGCTGCGCCGACGGCAGCCTCTATGCGGGCTGGACCAACGATCTGGCCCGGCGGCTCCGCGCCCACCGCACCGGGGCGGGCGGCGCCAGATACACCAAAAGCCACGGAAAATCCGCTGTGCGGCTGGCCTACGCCGAAGTCTGTGCCGACAAAAGCGCGGCCCTCAAGCGGGAAGCGGCCCTGAAAAAACTGTCCAAATCCGACAAGGAGGCTCTGGCCGCCGACTGGGCGGCCCGCAGCCGGCTCACCGTGCGGATGGCCACCCCCGACGATGCGGCGGATGTGGTGGCTCTTTATAATTGGTATGTGACCCACGGCACCCAGACCTTCCAGTACGAGCTGTCCACCGAGGCGGAGTACCGGCAGAACATCGCCGAAGTGCTGGAGAAAGCCCCCTTCCTGGTGGCCTATACCGCCGACGGGCGGCTGGCGGGCTACGCCTGCGCCCATCCCTGGCACACCCGGCGGGCCTTCGCCTGGGACGTGGAGACCACCGTCTACTGCGCCCCCGACGTGCTGGGCCAGGGCACCGGCCGCAGGCTCTACACCGCGCTGCTGGAACTGCTGCGCCGGCAGGGGTATCACAACGCCTTTGCCCTCATCACCCGGCCCAATCCCCAGAGCGATGCCTTCCACAAGGCACTGGGCTTCACCCGCTACGGGGTGGAGAAGAACAGCGGCTACAAGTTCGGCCGCTGGCTGGATCTGGGCTACTGGGCCTATGAGCTGAATCCCCCCGCCGATCCACCCGCCCCCGTGCGGCTGCAATTGGATGAGGCGGAAATCGAATTGGTGCTGCAGGATTGCACGGTTGTATAA
- a CDS encoding MYG1 family protein: MKIPANGFTHGGKFHADDVFSTALLQIVRPDIRITRGFTVPDDFEGIVYDVGGGMFDHHSEPRETRPNGVPYAAFGLLWRVLGAQLVGEHQARLLDENFIQPLDLNDNTGEQNSLADAIGSFNPVWDQKADPDECFWRAVPVAKQILENEIAAANAVNRADETVRRAYANMRDGIVVLPAYMPWKNGLYKTDALFVVYPSQRGGYSAQCVNDHRTKRSKLPFPPAWAGKPEAQLREISGLGLRFCHPSRFLITADDKATAIEACRRTLRAAGRPVSE, encoded by the coding sequence ATGAAGATACCCGCAAACGGCTTTACCCACGGCGGCAAGTTCCATGCCGACGATGTGTTTTCCACGGCGCTTTTGCAGATCGTGCGCCCCGACATCAGGATCACCCGGGGTTTCACGGTGCCCGACGACTTCGAGGGCATCGTCTACGATGTGGGGGGCGGCATGTTCGACCACCACTCGGAACCCCGGGAGACCCGCCCCAACGGCGTACCCTACGCGGCCTTCGGCCTTTTGTGGCGGGTGCTGGGGGCCCAGCTGGTGGGGGAGCACCAGGCCCGGCTGCTGGATGAGAACTTCATCCAGCCCCTGGACCTGAACGACAACACCGGCGAGCAGAACTCCCTGGCCGACGCCATCGGCAGCTTCAACCCGGTGTGGGACCAGAAGGCCGACCCCGACGAATGTTTCTGGCGGGCGGTGCCGGTGGCCAAGCAGATCCTGGAAAACGAGATCGCTGCGGCCAACGCCGTGAACCGCGCCGACGAGACGGTGCGCCGGGCCTACGCCAACATGCGGGACGGCATTGTGGTGCTGCCCGCCTACATGCCCTGGAAAAACGGCCTGTACAAGACCGACGCCCTCTTTGTGGTGTATCCCAGCCAGCGGGGCGGCTACAGCGCCCAGTGCGTCAACGACCACCGCACCAAGCGCAGCAAGCTGCCCTTCCCGCCGGCCTGGGCCGGTAAGCCGGAAGCCCAGCTGCGGGAAATCAGCGGCCTGGGGCTGCGGTTCTGCCATCCCAGCCGGTTCCTGATCACCGCCGACGACAAGGCCACCGCCATCGAGGCCTGCCGCCGCACCCTGCGGGCCGCCGGCCGCCCGGTGAGCGAATGA
- a CDS encoding Mor transcription activator family protein, protein MSEWEIRREDLTEAQRDVADLIGIENYRKLVDIYAGELIYIPKADSFDRLVRNQKIVDEFDGGNTGELARKYHLTPVTIRRIVDEKRKSLMLAPLEGQISMFDP, encoded by the coding sequence ATGAGCGAGTGGGAGATCCGCCGAGAAGATCTGACGGAGGCCCAGCGGGATGTGGCCGATCTAATCGGAATAGAGAACTACCGCAAGTTGGTGGACATCTATGCGGGCGAGCTCATCTACATCCCAAAGGCCGACAGCTTTGATCGCTTGGTAAGAAACCAGAAAATCGTGGACGAATTCGACGGGGGTAATACAGGAGAACTGGCACGGAAATACCACTTGACTCCCGTCACAATCCGGCGCATTGTGGATGAAAAGCGCAAAAGCCTGATGCTCGCCCCACTGGAGGGACAAATTAGTATGTTTGATCCCTAA
- a CDS encoding regulatory protein GemA, producing MPNINNYQIRKIYAIGGALGMRGADRQDALHDLVNSMTGKASVKELTYAEACRVIGELEARQGTPPPRKGGRPLRKTAPGRVSEGQQRKIWALMYQLAEASPSTAQLGDRLCAIIKKSLGVEAFPSAPFAWVDYKGANKVIEALKGYVSNAQKRRG from the coding sequence ATGCCGAACATCAACAACTACCAAATACGGAAAATCTACGCCATCGGCGGGGCGCTGGGGATGCGGGGCGCGGACCGGCAGGACGCCCTGCACGATCTGGTCAATAGTATGACCGGCAAGGCCAGCGTGAAGGAACTGACCTACGCTGAAGCCTGCCGGGTGATCGGAGAGTTGGAAGCCCGCCAGGGCACCCCGCCGCCCCGCAAAGGCGGCCGCCCCCTGCGCAAGACCGCACCGGGGCGGGTCAGCGAGGGACAGCAGCGGAAAATATGGGCGCTGATGTACCAACTGGCAGAAGCCAGCCCCAGCACGGCGCAGCTGGGGGATCGCCTGTGTGCAATCATCAAAAAGTCGTTGGGAGTGGAAGCTTTCCCCTCCGCGCCCTTTGCCTGGGTTGATTATAAAGGCGCAAACAAAGTGATCGAAGCCCTGAAGGGGTATGTGTCAAACGCACAAAAACGCCGGGGGTGA
- a CDS encoding AAA family ATPase has translation MEKTYDLTLIQRVQAYMEQNSISQNQLAGKVNISSAALSSYLNQKYKGSVEAVERQLREFFKITEEAAAVAERTGDLLVREEYIPTSISEDVYQSIRFAQLEHCMVVLHGDAGVGKSKGAQKFLRDHAASAVGVSITPSTGNLTGAIKLLARAVRVPECRNKMDQVVALRQRLDGTNMVIVIDEAQHLKYAALEEIRALTDDNPMTGEHGVGVVLIGNSEVYSRLQGRQQAQFAQLFSRIRMQREYTTRKVKREDVEKLFPVLAQRGAKKELDFLLSVCRSPWGIRGAMNLYTNAASAESVDYENLYRMAAHMGIGMLAQV, from the coding sequence ATGGAGAAGACCTATGACCTGACCCTGATCCAGCGGGTACAAGCCTACATGGAGCAGAACAGCATCAGCCAGAACCAGTTGGCGGGCAAAGTCAATATTTCCAGCGCAGCGCTGAGCAGTTACCTGAACCAGAAATACAAGGGCTCCGTAGAGGCGGTGGAGCGGCAACTGCGGGAGTTTTTCAAGATCACCGAGGAGGCGGCAGCAGTCGCCGAGAGAACCGGCGACCTGCTCGTCCGAGAAGAGTACATTCCGACCTCCATCTCGGAGGACGTATACCAGAGCATCCGCTTTGCCCAGCTGGAGCACTGCATGGTGGTGCTGCACGGTGATGCCGGTGTGGGCAAGAGCAAAGGCGCGCAAAAGTTCCTGCGGGATCACGCCGCCAGCGCCGTGGGGGTCAGCATCACCCCCAGCACCGGCAATCTGACCGGGGCCATCAAGCTGCTGGCCAGAGCCGTGCGCGTGCCGGAATGCCGCAATAAGATGGACCAGGTCGTGGCCCTGCGCCAGCGACTGGACGGAACCAACATGGTGATCGTCATTGATGAAGCCCAGCACCTGAAGTACGCGGCGCTGGAGGAAATCCGCGCCCTGACCGATGACAACCCCATGACCGGGGAGCATGGCGTGGGTGTTGTGCTCATCGGAAACAGCGAGGTGTACAGCCGCCTGCAGGGACGGCAGCAGGCACAGTTCGCCCAGTTGTTCAGCCGCATCCGTATGCAGCGGGAATATACCACCCGTAAGGTCAAGCGTGAAGATGTGGAGAAACTCTTCCCGGTATTGGCGCAGCGCGGAGCCAAAAAGGAGCTGGACTTCTTGCTGAGCGTGTGCCGCAGCCCGTGGGGCATCCGCGGGGCCATGAACCTGTACACCAACGCGGCCAGTGCCGAGAGCGTGGATTACGAAAACCTGTACCGCATGGCGGCCCACATGGGCATCGGTATGCTGGCGCAGGTATGA
- a CDS encoding transcription termination/antitermination NusG family protein, translating into MSMYVLQVITGREKDICGRLRKAGIPAYCPRAVRQIRRGGRWQEQTYTLYPAYIFVQCERVVDVYYAVRREDGVLYWLGATRGTPEPLSADEEANILWLAGDGPQPVSKAVCRADGSLDFTSGPLKRLAELEALRSVFRRERRATAVLPLHGKEHKINLSFEIEQETGSSNGAGSPPEAKAADIL; encoded by the coding sequence ATGAGCATGTACGTCTTACAGGTCATTACAGGGCGTGAGAAAGATATCTGCGGGCGGTTGCGCAAGGCGGGCATACCGGCTTACTGCCCGCGCGCGGTGCGCCAGATTCGGCGCGGCGGGCGCTGGCAGGAGCAAACCTACACCCTGTACCCGGCCTACATCTTTGTGCAGTGCGAGCGCGTTGTGGATGTATACTACGCTGTCCGGCGCGAGGATGGCGTGTTGTACTGGCTGGGCGCTACCCGTGGCACGCCGGAACCGCTGAGTGCGGACGAGGAAGCCAACATCCTGTGGCTGGCCGGAGACGGCCCCCAACCGGTGAGCAAGGCGGTATGCCGGGCGGATGGCAGTCTGGACTTTACCAGCGGCCCCCTGAAACGGCTGGCTGAACTGGAAGCATTGCGCAGTGTGTTCCGGCGGGAACGACGCGCCACAGCGGTGCTGCCCCTGCATGGGAAAGAACACAAGATCAACCTTAGCTTTGAGATTGAACAGGAAACCGGGAGTAGCAACGGGGCTGGTTCGCCCCCCGAAGCCAAAGCGGCGGACATACTTTGA